A single genomic interval of Oryzias latipes chromosome 3, ASM223467v1 harbors:
- the slc24a5 gene encoding sodium/potassium/calcium exchanger 5 isoform X1, which produces MSQAAILRKKTRKDFIPYFLGFVIFLYGTFHLISFTAKTAEFAPTVRVRRALENETECISPQASEFPDGFFTVQERKDGGLVIYFMIIFYMLLAVAIVCDDYFLPSLEVISERLGLSQDVAGATFMAAGSSAPELVTAFLGVFVTKGDIGVSTIVGSAVYNLLGICAACGILASVARRLTCWPLFRDCLAYGISVAAVIGIISDNKVYWYEAACLLLVYGVYIVVLCFDLRISEFVLRKLSPCCTCLSSGSADKMETQPLTGWNDDTRLRICGRSRTDSGIFHDDSGYSHLSLSLHGLNEISDAEQKSVFSVPESDLKRILWVLSLPVIVLLFLTVPDCRRRFWKQWFMITFFMSAVWISAFTYVLVWMVTVVGETLGIPDTVMGLTLLAAGTSIPDTVASVMVAREGKADMAMSNIVGSNVFDMLCLGLPWFIKTVFVDTINPVEVNSSGLVFVSCTLLLSIVFLFVAVHINGWKLDWKLGLVSLICYILFATLSILYELGIIGNNPIRLCSD; this is translated from the exons ATGAGTCAGGCTGCAATCTTGAGGAAAAAGACAAGAAAGGATTTTATACCATATTTCTTGgggtttgtcatttttttgtatggcacctttcatcttatttcgtTTACAGCAAAAACAGCTGAGTTTGCTCCCACTGTGAGGGTGCGCCGGGCCCTGG AGAACGAGACAGAATGCATTTCACCCCAAGCCTCCGAGTTTCCTGATGGCTTCTTCACCGTGCAGGAGAGGAAGGATGGGGGGCTGGTCATTTACTTCATGATCATTTTCTACATGCTGTTGGCTGTTGCTATAGTTTGTGATGATTACTTTCTGCCGTCCCTGGAAGTGATCAGTGAAC GTCTGGGCCTTTCTCAGGATGTAGCAGGAGCAACATTTATGGCAGCTGGGAGTTCTGCTCCTGAACTTGTTACTGCTTTTCTAG gtgtgtttgtaacaAAAGGGGACATCGGGGTCAGCACAATTGTGGGATCGGCTGTCTACAACCTGCTAGGAATCTGTGCTGCCTGTGGAATTTTGGCCTCAGTG GCGAGGCGTCTCACCTGTTGGCCTCTGTTCAGGGACTGCCTGGCATATGGAATCAGTGTTGCCGCTGTTATTGGCATCATTTCCGATAACAAAGTGTACTG GTACGAGGCTGCCTGTCTGCTTCTAGTCTACGGTGTCTACATAGTTGTCCTGTGCTTTGACCTCCGCATCAGTGAGTTTGTCCTGAGGAAGCTGAGCCCCTGCTGCACCTGTTtgagttctggttctgctgacaAAATGGAAACGCAGCCTCTGACTGGCTGGAACGACGACACCAGGTTGAGAATCTGCGGCCGTTCCAGAACAGACAGTGGGATCTTCCACGATGATTCAGGGTACTCTCACTTGTCCCTCAGCCTGCACGGCCTCAACGAGATTTCAGATG CAGagcagaaaagtgtgttttccGTGCCGGAAAGCGACCTGAAGAGGATCCTCTGGGTCCTGTCCCTGCCTGTGATCGTTCTGCTTTTCCTGACTGTTCCTGACTGTAGAAGACGGTTCTGGAAGCAGTGGTTCATGATAACGTTCTTCATGTCGGCTGTGTGGATCTCTGCTTTCACATACGTACTAGTCTGGATGGTGACTGTTGTTG GGGAGACACTTGGCATCCCCGACACAGTCATGGGACTCACTTTGCTTGCTGCTGGAACCAGTATACCGGACACAGTGGCAAGTGTGATGGTGGCCAGAGAAG GTAAAGCTGACATGGCCATGTCCAACATTGTAGGCTCTAATGTGTTTGATATGCTTTGCCTGGGCCTGCCTTGGTTCATCAAGACTGTTTTTGTCGACACCATCAACCCTGTGGAGGTCAACAGCTCCGGACTGGTCTTTGTTTCATGCACACTCCTCCTTTCCATCGTCTTCCTTTTTGTAGCAGTGCACATTAACGGATGGAAACTGGACTGGAAGTTGGGGCTGGTTTCTCTGATCTGCTACATCCTCTTTGCCACATTATCAATTTTGTATGAACTGGGGATTATTGGGAATAATCCTATACGACTGTGCAGTGACTGA
- the LOC101174167 gene encoding E3 ubiquitin-protein ligase RNF128, whose product MGKKTLHRQLLLLCLSALVCRSTSLVFWTAVVEMSYANNNETVDKYCECGVFGRNSVVDKASGIVVLPRGDPKGCGSDPVYDRNFSSPPWIALVKRGNCTFSEKINAAKRQGAAAVVVYNVEGSGNSTTHMAHAEADGIVAIMVGNIQGSEIVRLVQNGTEVQLLIEVGSPHGPWMDTYWLYFLSIAFFIVTAASIAYFVFISANRLYNMNRQRRTERKMKNEAKKAIGRLQVRTLRRGDEEITSDSHLCAVCIESYKQGDVVTVLTCDHIFHKACIEPWLLDRRTCPMCKSDILKALGVEDEAKETVSIVPPPDVAVITVAGAERLYEVPLNDPGSPNPGQNQHYYDNVAFEQDSEAARG is encoded by the coding sequence ATGGGTAAGAAGACACTTCACCGTCAGCTGCTTTTGCTGTGTTTGTCGGCGCTTGTTTGCCGCTCCACTTCCTTAGTGTTTTGGACAGCAGTGGTGGAAATGAGCTACGCTAACAACAACGAGACTGTAGACAAGTACTGCGAGTGTGGTGTTTTCGGTCGCAACTCTGTGGTGGACAAAGCCTCCGGGATTGTCGTGCTTCCAAGAGGAGACCCTAAAGGCTGTGGCTCAGATCCCGTCTACGACCGCAACTTCAGCTCACCCCCATGGATCGCCCTGGTGAAGCGGGGAAATTGCACCTTCAGTGAAAAGATCAACGCTGCCAAGCGGCAAGGAGCAGCTGCTGTGGTGGTGTATAACGTGGAAGGCAGTGGAAACAGCACCACTCACATGGCACACGCAGAAGCCGATGGGATCGTGGCTATCATGGTTGGCAACATTCAAGGGTCGGAGATTGTCCGGCTGGTGCAAAACGGGACAGAAGTTCAGCTGCTGATCGAAGTGGGCAGCCCCCACGGGCCCTGGATGGACACATACTGGCTGTATTTCCTGTCCATCGCCTTCTTCATCGTCACCGCGGCCTCGATCGCCTACTTTGTGTTCATCTCAGCAAATCGCCTCTACAACATGAACCGGCAGAGGCGCACcgagaggaaaatgaaaaacgaGGCCAAAAAAGCCATCGGGCGCCTCCAGGTCCGCACGCTGAGGCGAGGGGACGAGGAGATCACCTCCGACTCCCACCTGTGCGCTGTTTGCATCGAATCCTACAAGCAAGGCGATGTGGTGACCGTCCTCACGTGTGACCACATCTTCCACAAAGCCTGCATCGAGCCGTGGCTGCTCGACAGGAGAACCTGCCCCATGTGCAAGAGCGACATCCTGAAGGCCCTGGGGGTTGAGGATGAGGCCAAGGAGACTGTGTCTATAGTACCACCACCAGATGTCGCTGTGATCACAGTGGCAGGAGCGGAGAGACTGTATGAAGTCCCTCTGAATGACCCAGGCAGCCCCAACCCGGGCCAGAATCAGCATTACTATGACAACGTTGCCTTTGAGCAAGACTCGGAAGCCGCAAGGGGGTGA
- the slc24a5 gene encoding sodium/potassium/calcium exchanger 5 isoform X2 gives MSQAAILRKKTRKDFIPYFLGFVIFLYGTFHLISFTAKTAEFAPTVRVRRALENETECISPQASEFPDGFFTVQERKDGGLVIYFMIIFYMLLAVAIVCDDYFLPSLEVISERLGLSQDVAGATFMAAGSSAPELVTAFLGVFVTKGDIGVSTIVGSAVYNLLGICAACGILASVARRLTCWPLFRDCLAYGISVAAVIGIISDNKVYWYEAACLLLVYGVYIVVLCFDLRISEFVLRKLSPCCTCLSSGSADKMETQPLTGWNDDTRLRICGRSRTDSGIFHDDSGYSHLSLSLHGLNEISDEQKSVFSVPESDLKRILWVLSLPVIVLLFLTVPDCRRRFWKQWFMITFFMSAVWISAFTYVLVWMVTVVGETLGIPDTVMGLTLLAAGTSIPDTVASVMVAREGKADMAMSNIVGSNVFDMLCLGLPWFIKTVFVDTINPVEVNSSGLVFVSCTLLLSIVFLFVAVHINGWKLDWKLGLVSLICYILFATLSILYELGIIGNNPIRLCSD, from the exons ATGAGTCAGGCTGCAATCTTGAGGAAAAAGACAAGAAAGGATTTTATACCATATTTCTTGgggtttgtcatttttttgtatggcacctttcatcttatttcgtTTACAGCAAAAACAGCTGAGTTTGCTCCCACTGTGAGGGTGCGCCGGGCCCTGG AGAACGAGACAGAATGCATTTCACCCCAAGCCTCCGAGTTTCCTGATGGCTTCTTCACCGTGCAGGAGAGGAAGGATGGGGGGCTGGTCATTTACTTCATGATCATTTTCTACATGCTGTTGGCTGTTGCTATAGTTTGTGATGATTACTTTCTGCCGTCCCTGGAAGTGATCAGTGAAC GTCTGGGCCTTTCTCAGGATGTAGCAGGAGCAACATTTATGGCAGCTGGGAGTTCTGCTCCTGAACTTGTTACTGCTTTTCTAG gtgtgtttgtaacaAAAGGGGACATCGGGGTCAGCACAATTGTGGGATCGGCTGTCTACAACCTGCTAGGAATCTGTGCTGCCTGTGGAATTTTGGCCTCAGTG GCGAGGCGTCTCACCTGTTGGCCTCTGTTCAGGGACTGCCTGGCATATGGAATCAGTGTTGCCGCTGTTATTGGCATCATTTCCGATAACAAAGTGTACTG GTACGAGGCTGCCTGTCTGCTTCTAGTCTACGGTGTCTACATAGTTGTCCTGTGCTTTGACCTCCGCATCAGTGAGTTTGTCCTGAGGAAGCTGAGCCCCTGCTGCACCTGTTtgagttctggttctgctgacaAAATGGAAACGCAGCCTCTGACTGGCTGGAACGACGACACCAGGTTGAGAATCTGCGGCCGTTCCAGAACAGACAGTGGGATCTTCCACGATGATTCAGGGTACTCTCACTTGTCCCTCAGCCTGCACGGCCTCAACGAGATTTCAGATG agcagaaaagtgtgttttccGTGCCGGAAAGCGACCTGAAGAGGATCCTCTGGGTCCTGTCCCTGCCTGTGATCGTTCTGCTTTTCCTGACTGTTCCTGACTGTAGAAGACGGTTCTGGAAGCAGTGGTTCATGATAACGTTCTTCATGTCGGCTGTGTGGATCTCTGCTTTCACATACGTACTAGTCTGGATGGTGACTGTTGTTG GGGAGACACTTGGCATCCCCGACACAGTCATGGGACTCACTTTGCTTGCTGCTGGAACCAGTATACCGGACACAGTGGCAAGTGTGATGGTGGCCAGAGAAG GTAAAGCTGACATGGCCATGTCCAACATTGTAGGCTCTAATGTGTTTGATATGCTTTGCCTGGGCCTGCCTTGGTTCATCAAGACTGTTTTTGTCGACACCATCAACCCTGTGGAGGTCAACAGCTCCGGACTGGTCTTTGTTTCATGCACACTCCTCCTTTCCATCGTCTTCCTTTTTGTAGCAGTGCACATTAACGGATGGAAACTGGACTGGAAGTTGGGGCTGGTTTCTCTGATCTGCTACATCCTCTTTGCCACATTATCAATTTTGTATGAACTGGGGATTATTGGGAATAATCCTATACGACTGTGCAGTGACTGA